The Vicia villosa cultivar HV-30 ecotype Madison, WI unplaced genomic scaffold, Vvil1.0 ctg.001636F_1_1, whole genome shotgun sequence genome includes a window with the following:
- the LOC131636116 gene encoding hexosyltransferase GAUT11-like, with protein sequence MPRRAAEFRRPIRRKLSYGICFLLGAFSVVGLVLFFLQHSYHEDRVKHPFLEGNKHVEHFAKDRLNFTEEISSATSFSRQLAEEMVLAKAYVVIAKEHNNLHLAWELSLKIRSCQLLLSKAAMAGRPVTKEEAEPIIKSLSSLIFKAQDIHYDIATTIVTMKSHIQALEERAIAASVQSNVFAQISAEALPKSLHCLDVKLNADWLKKPSLQKLSDETRNSLRLTDQNLYHFCIFSDNVLATSVVVNSTVVNAEYPMQLVFHIVTDGVNYGTMQAWFLDNDFKGATIEVQNVEDFHWLNESYSPIVKQLLNSESRAFYFGAYPDVNPEPKLRNNKFLSLLNHLRFYIPEIYPQLEKIVFLDDDVVVQKDLTPLFSLELHGNVIGAVETCLEAYHRYYKYLNFSSPILSSKFDPQTCAWSLGMNVFDLVQWKKSNVTAIYHYWQEQNANGTLWKLGTLSPALLSFYGLVEPLDRRWHVLGLGYDLNIDNRLIESAAVIHFNGNMKPWLRLSISRYRPLWHKYINQSHPYFQECAIG encoded by the exons ATGCCGCGTCGGGCTGCCGAGTTTCGGCGCCCGATTCGACGGAAGTTGTCTTATGGGATCTGCTTTCTTCTTGGAGCGTTTTCTGTTGTCGGTTTGGTTTTGTTTTTTCTTCAACATAGTTACCATGAAGATCGGGTCAAACATCCTTTTCTG GAGGGAAACAAACATGTAGAGCATTTTGCTAAGGATAGATTGAATTTTACCGAAGAAATTTCAAGTGCGACATCTTTTTCAAGGCAATTAGCAGAGGAAATGGTTCTTGCCAAAGCTTATGTGGTTATAGCCAAAGAACACAATAATCTTCATCTAGCATGGGAGCTAAGCTTAAAGATTAGAAGTTGCCAGCTTTTGCTGTCGAAAGCTGCCATGGCCGGAAGGCCTGTCACGAAGGAGGAAGCCGAACCGATAATTAAAAGCCtatcttctttaattttcaaggcACAAGACATCCATTATGACATTGCAACCACTATAGTTACAATGAAATCGCATATTCAAGCTCTTGAAGAGCGAGCGATTGCAGCGTCAGTTCAAAGCAATGTGTTTGCTCAAATATCGGCTGAAGCATTGCCGAAGAGTCTTCATTGcttagatgttaaacttaatgCTGATTGGTTAAAGAAACCTTCTCTGCAAAAACTCTCAGATGAGACGAGAAACTCGCTCCGGCTTACGGATCAGAATCTATATCATTTCTGCATCTTTTCGGATAATGTACTGGCAACGTCGGTCGTTGTTAACTCAACAGTTGTCAATGCTGAGTATCCAATGCAGTTAGTTTTCCATATTGTAACCGATGGTGTCAACTATGGAACAATGCAAGCATGGTTCCTCGATAACGACTTTAAAGGTGCTACAATAGAGGTGCAGAATGTCGAAGATTTTCACTGGCTGAATGAATCGTATTCTCCGATTGTCAAACAGCTTCTCAATTCAGAATCTCGAGCCTTTTATTTCGGGGCATATCCAGATGTAAACCCCGAACCCAAACTGCGGAACAACAAGTTTTTGTCTTTACTAAATCATCTTCGGTTTTACATCCCCGAGATATATCCACAGCTTGAAAAGATTGTTTTCCTCGACGACGACGTTGTTGTCCAGAAAGACCTTACCCCACTTTTCTCACTTGAACTGCATGGAAACGTAATCGGCGCGGTCGAAACCTGTCTTGAAGCTTATCACCGGTACTACAAGTATCTCAACTTCTCGAGTCCAATCTTAAGCTCAAAGTTCGATCCACAGACATGCGCGTGGTCATTAGGCATGAATGTTTTTGACTTGGTTCAGTGGAAGAAATCAAATGTGACAGCAATATATCACTACTGGCAAGAGCAGAATGCGAATGGGACGCTGTGGAAGCTCGGTACACTTTCTCCTGCACTTCTTAGTTTTTATGGTTTGGTGGAACCACTTGACAGAAGATGGCATGTATTAGGATTAGGTTATGACCTAAATATCGATAATCGATTAATTGAAAGTGCGGCTGTTATTCACTTCAATGGTAACATGAAACCATGGCTGAGATTATCTATAAGCAGGTATAGGCCACTATGGCACAAGTACATAAATCAAAGTCACCCTTATTTTCAAGAATGTGCTATAGGTTAA